From the Chloroflexia bacterium SDU3-3 genome, one window contains:
- a CDS encoding DUF488 domain-containing protein — protein sequence MRGETCYTLRHRRYCTRKSTDVRIDLFSIGHSNGDLGQLVALLDMHQIATVCDVRSVPYSKYTPQFNREALAEALPALGISYHWLGAALGGMPQDAGLRLPDGSADYEKILALPGFDRALGQLMAFGRRAPTAFMCGEADYRGCHRHKLLTPALIRQGCAVAHIMADGRLEPGQIMPQQMSMF from the coding sequence ATGCGGGGAGAAACATGCTATACTCTTCGGCACCGTCGGTATTGTACACGAAAAAGTACGGATGTGCGGATCGATCTTTTTTCAATTGGCCACTCAAATGGCGATCTGGGGCAGCTTGTGGCCCTGCTCGATATGCACCAGATCGCGACGGTATGCGACGTGCGCAGCGTGCCCTATAGCAAGTACACCCCGCAGTTCAACCGCGAGGCGCTGGCCGAGGCGCTGCCCGCGCTGGGTATCTCGTACCACTGGCTGGGGGCGGCGCTGGGCGGCATGCCGCAGGACGCTGGGCTTCGCCTGCCCGATGGCAGCGCCGACTACGAGAAGATCCTGGCGTTGCCTGGGTTTGATCGTGCGCTGGGGCAGCTGATGGCCTTCGGTCGGCGCGCGCCGACCGCGTTCATGTGTGGCGAGGCCGACTACCGCGGCTGCCACCGCCACAAGCTGCTGACGCCCGCGCTTATCCGCCAGGGCTGCGCGGTCGCGCATATCATGGCCGATGGCCGCCTGGAGCCTGGCCAGATCATGCCGCAGCAGATGAGCATGTTCTGA